The Rhodospirillaceae bacterium genome has a segment encoding these proteins:
- a CDS encoding ABC transporter ATP-binding protein, whose protein sequence is MLSLRKVCKRYGGVGALSDVXFEVPRGATGVIIGPSGCGKTTLVRLIMGLISADQGEIIFDDATVIEENISRIRRRIGYVVQGGALFPHLTAWDNVGLMPKYFGWSSPEIARRVELLADMVELPLDALHRYPGELSGGQRQRASLMRALVLDPEVLVLDEPFGALDPMVRFQLQEHLRTLFRKLKKTVVMVTHDIAEAAFFADEIILMRAGKVVQRGSMFELLSNPKXDFVMEFIKAQRTLXEDSQEF, encoded by the coding sequence ATGTTAAGTTTACGCAAAGTATGTAAACGTTATGGTGGCGTGGGCGCTCTTTCGGATGTCAGNTTTGAGGTGCCTCGAGGGGCTACTGGGGTCATTATTGGTCCCTCCGGATGTGGTAAGACTACTCTAGTGCGTTTGATTATGGGTTTGATATCTGCTGATCAGGGGGAGATCATATTTGATGATGCAACAGTCATTGAGGAAAATATATCACGTATCCGCCGCCGGATTGGTTATGTAGTTCAAGGTGGGGCATTGTTTCCTCATCTGACGGCTTGGGACAATGTTGGACTTATGCCAAAATACTTTGGATGGTCTTCCCCCGAGATTGCCCGAAGGGTGGAGCTTCTCGCTGATATGGTGGAGCTCCCGCTGGATGCACTTCATCGTTATCCAGGAGAACTGTCGGGCGGCCAGCGGCAACGGGCTTCTTTGATGCGCGCCCTGGTGCTGGATCCAGAGGTGTTGGTTCTTGATGAGCCCTTTGGCGCGTTGGATCCAATGGTGCGATTCCAATTACAAGAGCATCTGCGTACCTTATTTAGGAAACTAAAAAAGACAGTTGTNATGGTAACTCATGACATCGCGGAAGCTGCGTTCTTCGCAGACGAAATAATTCTTATGCGAGCAGGTAAGGTTGTTCAGCGAGGTTCTATGTTTGAACTTTTATCTAACCCTAAAGANGATTTTGTCATGGAATTTATAAAAGCACAACGAACCCTTGNTGAGGATAGCCAGGAGTTTTGA
- a CDS encoding amino acid ABC transporter permease, whose product MVAAVIFCLYLVLVESTSPMARETKVGSKAFTESVILGEIVTQLIAGSGLEAVHHSQLGGTRILWEALKAGEIDVYPEYTGTLTNEILARYRFETDRQQKEFLGELGLQLGPKIGFNNTYALAVTESTSLSREIHKISDLAAHRDLSFGFSNEFMDRQDGWPGLKATYSLTQKDVFGLDHDLAYRGLVAEDIYVTDVYSTDAEIEYYNLTVLEDDKQYFPTYNAILIYRTEWADKYPELLKMLRALDDDINESEMAAMNAAVKIEKRTEAEVARTFLLEEHGREPNRSSRGMSVRVLANTLDHLXLVGVSLLAAILIAIPLGIVAAQNPRLGHFVLTVVGIVQTIPSLAMFVFMIPLVGIGGPPAILALFLYSLLPIVQNTHAGLKNISSDMLEAADVMGLSFRARLXMVELPIAMPTILAGIKTSAVINVGTATLGALVGAGGYGQPILTGIRLDDLSLILSGAIPAAALALAVQGCFELWERYMTPRGLR is encoded by the coding sequence ATTGTGGCTGCCGTCATTTTTTGTCTGTATCTTGTTCTGGTTGAATCCACATCACCTATGGCGCGAGAAACAAAGGTTGGGTCAAAGGCTTTCACTGAATCAGTTATCCTAGGCGAGATAGTTACTCAACTGATCGCAGGGTCGGGGCTGGAGGCGGTTCACCACTCCCAATTGGGAGGTACTAGAATACTTTGGGAGGCCCTAAAGGCCGGGGAGATTGATGTGTATCCTGAGTATACTGGAACACTAACCAATGAGATATTAGCTCGGTATCGTTTTGAGACTGACAGACAACAGAAAGAGTTTTTGGGGGAGTTGGGGCTCCAGCTTGGTCCCAAGATTGGTTTTAACAATACATATGCTTTAGCTGTAACGGAGTCGACGTCATTAAGCCGGGAGATCCACAAAATTTCTGATCTTGCCGCTCATCGAGATCTTTCATTTGGCTTTAGCAATGAATTTATGGATCGGCAGGATGGGTGGCCGGGGCTCAAAGCTACATATTCGCTTACCCAAAAAGACGTGTTTGGACTGGATCACGATCTGGCATACCGTGGCCTAGTTGCAGAGGATATTTACGTGACGGATGTGTACTCTACGGATGCAGAGATAGAGTACTATAACTTGACCGTCTTGGAAGACGATAAACAATATTTCCCGACCTACAACGCCATCCTTATTTATCGGACCGAATGGGCAGATAAATATCCAGAGTTACTAAAAATGTTGCGCGCACTGGATGATGACATCAACGAGTCAGAGATGGCTGCAATGAACGCGGCAGTTAAAATAGAGAAGCGGACCGAAGCAGAGGTGGCTAGGACGTTTTTGTTGGAGGAACACGGTAGAGAACCAAATCGGTCTAGCAGGGGAATGAGTGTACGAGTTTTGGCTAATACCCTAGATCACCTTGNGTTGGTTGGCGTTTCGCTTTTGGCTGCCATATTAATCGCCATACCTTTGGGCATTGTTGCAGCCCAGAATCCACGGTTAGGTCATTTCGTTCTTACGGTAGTCGGAATTGTACAAACTATTCCTTCGCTGGCTATGTTTGTTTTTATGATCCCTTTGGTTGGAATAGGAGGTCCCCCAGCTATTTTGGCATTATTTTTGTACAGCTTGCTGCCCATAGTCCAAAATACCCACGCGGGTCTNAAAAATATATCTTCCGATATGTTAGAAGCGGCCGATGTTATGGGGCTTTCTTTCAGAGCGCGACTGCANATGGTAGAGTTACCTATCGCTATGCCCACAATTTTAGCGGGNATTAAGACGTCTGCTGTAATTAATGTGGGCACTGCTACTTTGGGGGCGCTCGTTGGCGCTGGGGGTTATGGGCAGCCTATCCTCACTGGTATCAGACTTGATGACCTTAGCTTAATTCTTTCAGGAGCGATACCGGCTGCAGCTCTTGCCCTCGCGGTTCAAGGTTGCTTTGAATTGTGGGAGCGTTATATGACCCCCAGGGGCCTCAGATAG
- a CDS encoding carnitine dehydratase: protein MFENKGALRNLRVLDLTRILAGPFSTQILSDHGADVIKVEAPTGDETRRWGPPFDQEGMSAYFRGVNRNKRSLAIDLSCGEGQKILMRLMQDTDVVIENFKAGQMEKWGLGYEDSLRNKFPHLVYAQITGYGSNGPMAGLPGFDAIAQVMSGLTSVNGMPDQAPVRVGTPISDLSAGLYITSAIMMALYERESTKLGQKVEVSLLDCSVSLLHPHAANYFVTDEPPVRLGNGHPNISPYQMFETATCWIFIAGGNNKQXQKLVSSLGXPXLXEDERFADNVARKENEEELNIILESVLKEQDGIFLAKRLLKDGVPAGAVLEVPQVLELEQLAAREMVLEQPGYKGIGTPIKMSRTPARFRALPPQLGEHSKDVLREANFTKEEIKKLVLSGIISDSS, encoded by the coding sequence ATGTTCGAAAATAAGGGCGCTTTACGTAATCTTCGTGTGTTAGATTTAACCCGCATCCTGGCAGGCCCATTTTCCACACAAATTTTAAGTGATCACGGAGCGGATGTAATAAAGGTTGAGGCACCAACTGGTGATGAGACACGGAGGTGGGGCCCCCCCTTCGATCAAGAAGGAATGAGTGCTTATTTCAGGGGTGTCAATCGAAATAAACGTTCACTTGCCATAGATCTATCCTGTGGTGAGGGGCAGAAAATTTTGATGAGATTAATGCAAGACACAGATGTTGTTATAGAAAATTTCAAGGCGGGCCAGATGGAAAAGTGGGGGCTTGGCTATGAAGATAGTTTGAGGAATAAATTTCCTCATTTGGTCTATGCCCAAATCACAGGATATGGGTCAAATGGTCCAATGGCCGGTCTTCCGGGCTTTGATGCTATTGCCCAAGTTATGAGCGGTTTGACTAGTGTAAATGGCATGCCAGACCAGGCACCGGTGCGGGTCGGGACACCAATCTCAGATCTTTCTGCCGGCCTATACATAACTAGCGCGATTATGATGGCTTTATATGAACGGGAGTCAACTAAGCTTGGGCAGAAGGTGGAGGTTTCTTTATTGGACTGTTCCGTGAGCCTTTTGCATCCTCATGCGGCTAATTATTTTGTTACTGATGAGCCTCCTGTGCGCTTAGGCAATGGTCATCCCAACATATCTCCCTACCAAATGTTTGAGACAGCGACCTGTTGGATCTTTATAGCAGGGGGAAACAATAAGCAATTNCAGAAATTGGTGTCCTCTCTTGGGNTGCCGGANTTGGNGGAAGATGAGAGATTTGCGGACAATGTTGCACGAAAAGAAAATGAAGAAGAGTTGAACATTATACTNGAATCAGTGCTAAAGGAACAGGACGGTATTTTCCTGGCTAAAAGGTTATTAAAAGATGGTGTTCCAGCGGGAGCCGTATTAGAGGTTCCGCAAGTTTTGGAGCTAGAGCAGTTGGCGGCACGTGAGATGGTTCTCGAGCAACCTGGCTATAAGGGTATAGGTACGCCCATTAAAATGTCACGCACGCCTGCTAGATTTCGTGCACTTCCACCTCAACTAGGTGAACATAGCAAGGACGTGTTGCGCGAGGCAAATTTTACAAAAGAGGAAATCAAAAAATTAGTCCTCTCGGGGATTATATCGGACTCATCGTAG
- a CDS encoding acyl-CoA dehydrogenase has translation MDFSFTPEHEQIANSVSKICDQFDDNYWLSHDQSGDFPHEFCSALAKDGWLGIAMPEAQGGSGLGITEAALMMQTIAESGAAMSGCSAVHMNIFGPNVIVVFGNEEQKQRMLPPLINGETRACFGVTEPDAGLDTTHLKTKAIPKNDHYLISGHKVWTSTAQVADKILLIARTRPIEQCEKPSDGLSLFYTDLDRRAIEVREIEKMGRKAVDSNELFINELRVPFEDRIGEEGKGFQYLLHGLNPERILIAAEAIGVGRVALGRACQYAKDRRIFGRPIGQNQSIQHPLAQSWCELEAANLMCFKAAALYDQGKACGIEANAAKFLSARAGFDACERSILTHGGYGYAKEFHVERFMREQWINRIAPVTEQLMLCYIAERGLGLPKSY, from the coding sequence GTGGACTTTTCATTTACTCCAGAACACGAACAGATCGCTAATTCAGTTTCAAAAATCTGCGACCAATTTGATGATAACTACTGGCTTTCCCATGATCAGTCAGGTGATTTTCCACACGAGTTCTGCTCCGCCTTAGCCAAAGATGGTTGGCTAGGTATTGCCATGCCTGAAGCGCAGGGGGGGTCTGGCCTTGGGATCACAGAGGCGGCTTTAATGATGCAAACAATCGCGGAATCTGGCGCCGCAATGAGCGGCTGCTCTGCTGTGCACATGAATATTTTTGGGCCAAATGTCATAGTGGTGTTCGGCAATGAGGAACAGAAACAGCGAATGCTTCCTCCGTTGATAAATGGTGAGACAAGGGCGTGCTTTGGAGTAACTGAACCCGATGCAGGTCTAGACACGACCCACCTCAAAACTAAGGCAATCCCCAAGAATGACCATTACCTAATCTCGGGACACAAAGTCTGGACATCAACTGCCCAAGTTGCTGATAAAATATTACTCATCGCTCGAACAAGGCCTATAGAACAGTGTGAAAAACCTAGTGACGGGCTGTCGTTATTTTATACAGACCTTGATAGAAGGGCCATTGAGGTTCGAGAAATAGAAAAAATGGGGAGGAAGGCCGTCGACTCTAATGAGCTATTTATCAATGAGTTGCGGGTGCCATTTGAAGATCGCATCGGGGAGGAAGGAAAGGGCTTTCAGTACTTGTTGCATGGGTTGAACCCAGAGCGAATTTTAATAGCTGCTGAAGCAATAGGGGTCGGCAGGGTTGCCCTTGGTCGCGCCTGTCAGTACGCGAAGGATCGGCGAATATTTGGGCGTCCCATAGGCCAGAACCAATCAATTCAACATCCCTTGGCACAGTCTTGGTGTGAGTTGGAAGCGGCCAACTTAATGTGCTTTAAGGCAGCTGCACTTTATGACCAAGGAAAAGCATGTGGGATTGAGGCAAATGCCGCTAAATTTCTCTCCGCACGTGCAGGATTTGACGCCTGCGAACGATCAATACTTACCCACGGTGGGTATGGTTACGCCAAAGAGTTCCACGTCGAACGTTTTATGAGAGAACAATGGATCAATCGGATAGCTCCTGTCACTGAACAGCTAATGCTCTGTTACATTGCGGAGAGGGGGTTAGGGCTTCCAAAGTCCTACTAA
- a CDS encoding DNA-binding response regulator: MNXDLTRLSEMPHVLVVDDDRXLRSLLKDYLSENGFLVSAAESAGDARVKMEYFDFDILVVDVMMEGETGIEFMQTLRSCDDIPILLLTAMGESEDRIRGLASGADDYLAKPFEPQELVLRLQAILRRSSASKGLFSGKIIFGDFVFDDKQGELRKRDELISLTSGELGLLRVFTKNVGVVVSRETLASRAGIEARTVDVQIARLRRKIEQNPRLPQFLSTVRGEGYVLREG, encoded by the coding sequence ATGAACAANGACCTTACGCGATTGTCTGAAATGCCCCACGTTTTAGTTGTGGATGATGATCGTAGNCTCAGGTCCTTGCTAAAAGATTATTTGAGTGAAAACGGATTCTTGGTGTCAGCCGCCGAGAGTGCAGGTGACGCTCGAGTAAAAATGGAATATTTTGATTTTGATATACTTGTCGTGGATGTAATGATGGAAGGCGAGACGGGAATAGAATTTATGCAAACTCTTCGATCGTGTGATGATATACCGATCCTTCTTTTGACCGCAATGGGGGAGTCCGAGGATAGAATACGTGGTTTAGCGAGCGGTGCCGACGATTACTTGGCTAAACCATTTGAGCCACAAGAGTTAGTGCTACGTCTTCAGGCCATCCTAAGGCGATCGAGTGCCTCTAAAGGTTTGTTCTCCGGAAAAATTATTTTTGGTGACTTTGTTTTTGACGATAAGCAGGGTGAGTTGCGTAAACGAGACGAGCTTATAAGTTTAACATCAGGGGAGCTCGGTCTTTTGAGAGTATTCACAAAAAATGTTGGGGTAGTGGTATCTCGGGAGACTTTAGCCTCCCGTGCCGGAATAGAGGCGCGAACAGTGGATGTGCAAATAGCGAGGCTGCGGCGCAAGATAGAACAAAACCCTCGTCTTCCGCAGTTTTTAAGCACTGTCAGGGGGGAGGGATATGTCCTGCGAGAGGGGTAG
- a CDS encoding two-component sensor histidine kinase — protein sequence MPTSLFGRSLLIVVLPLLLLQTVSMFIFYNSHWEDVGRRLALGLGGEIAMLAEAIARYPDGAQRDWILYRAQADLSMRVRVLESDQMPEGKGNYFGALDKTLRRVLPEQISEPFSFDTSKGDTVTIWVQLKENVLEVRVPRKRLFSSTTYVFLAWMVGTSLILLTIAVYFLRRQIRPIRRLAQAADSFGKAMQVISFKPEGAREVRQAANAFLLMRERIRRQITQRTEMLAGVSHDLRTPLTRMKLQLAMLPESDYSAGLRNDVLEMEKMVDGYLAFARGEGSEVVVPVYIDTMLNDVVEEARRGGADVTFNEFSGVQLMGRPNALKRAVTNLIDNAVRYSYEVTLVARKKAEALEITVDDNGPGIPESQRDSVFKPFFRMDQSRNAETGGVGLGLTIARDVVRNHGGDLVLSESPRGGVSALIRLPL from the coding sequence ATGCCAACTTCCCTATTCGGAAGGTCGCTGCTCATTGTAGTACTGCCGCTACTTTTGTTGCAGACGGTTTCCATGTTTATTTTTTATAATAGCCATTGGGAGGATGTGGGCCGGCGATTGGCTCTCGGACTTGGCGGTGAGATAGCCATGTTGGCTGAGGCGATAGCAAGGTATCCAGATGGCGCACAACGCGATTGGATATTATATAGAGCCCAGGCCGACTTATCTATGAGGGTTCGTGTTCTTGAGAGTGATCAAATGCCCGAAGGGAAGGGAAACTATTTTGGCGCTTTGGATAAAACGCTACGACGAGTATTGCCCGAACAAATTTCGGAGCCATTTAGCTTTGATACTTCTAAGGGGGATACCGTCACGATTTGGGTTCAGTTAAAAGAGAACGTGTTGGAAGTTCGTGTTCCCAGAAAGCGGTTATTTAGTTCTACAACATATGTTTTCTTGGCGTGGATGGTGGGAACTTCATTAATTCTTTTGACTATCGCGGTGTATTTCCTGCGACGCCAAATTCGTCCTATCCGCCGTTTGGCACAGGCGGCAGATAGTTTCGGTAAGGCTATGCAAGTTATTTCGTTTAAGCCTGAAGGTGCTAGGGAGGTGCGCCAGGCGGCGAACGCCTTTTTGCTAATGCGTGAACGAATCCGACGTCAAATTACCCAGCGTACCGAGATGCTGGCGGGGGTAAGCCATGACCTTCGAACGCCTTTGACACGGATGAAGCTTCAACTGGCGATGCTACCGGAAAGTGACTATTCCGCGGGGTTACGTAACGATGTGTTGGAGATGGAGAAAATGGTGGATGGTTATCTGGCCTTTGCACGAGGGGAGGGGAGCGAAGTGGTGGTGCCAGTTTATATAGACACCATGCTGAATGATGTTGTGGAGGAGGCTCGCCGTGGGGGAGCTGATGTGACCTTCAATGAGTTTTCTGGCGTCCAACTTATGGGTCGGCCCAACGCGTTAAAGCGAGCAGTAACTAACCTAATTGATAACGCAGTTCGATACAGCTACGAGGTCACCTTGGTAGCCCGAAAGAAGGCAGAAGCGCTTGAAATCACCGTAGATGACAATGGGCCTGGTATCCCCGAAAGTCAGAGAGATTCCGTATTCAAACCGTTTTTTCGCATGGATCAGTCCCGGAATGCAGAAACGGGGGGTGTGGGTTTGGGGCTTACAATAGCGCGCGATGTCGTTCGTAATCATGGCGGCGATTTGGTGCTGTCGGAGTCGCCTCGGGGTGGGGTAAGTGCGTTAATTCGCCTGCCTCTCTAG
- a CDS encoding pyrroline-5-carboxylate reductase produces MARQTGDNRRILLVGAGKMGGALVDAWLTRKIIQSSDLVLIEPDIARAKHFRETYSLQTFETLEAINTGIGQPIVVFAIKPQAMDAVVPLYRDLAQQGSLILSIAAGKTLDYFEGILGANSPIVRAMPNTPASIGKGMTVLCSNDHVNSKQKTLCQALVSAVGKVRWVNNEELMDPVTAVSGSGPAYVFLLIEVLAEAGLKAGLDQDLANELAVTTVAGAAALAEESALSPSILRQNVTSPGGTTEAALTVLMSNDRLSELFLQAVNKAVTRSRELAG; encoded by the coding sequence ATGGCCAGACAAACCGGAGACAATCGTCGCATCCTACTCGTCGGAGCAGGAAAGATGGGTGGAGCCCTCGTAGACGCCTGGCTAACGCGAAAAATTATTCAATCCAGTGACCTTGTGCTGATTGAGCCAGACATAGCTCGTGCCAAACATTTTAGAGAAACGTATTCTCTACAAACGTTTGAGACCTTAGAAGCAATCAACACTGGGATTGGCCAACCTATCGTGGTATTTGCTATCAAACCACAGGCAATGGATGCCGTTGTACCCCTTTACAGAGATCTGGCTCAGCAGGGCTCTTTGATACTCTCAATTGCTGCTGGCAAGACGCTTGATTATTTTGAAGGAATCTTAGGAGCTAACTCACCCATAGTTCGTGCTATGCCAAATACTCCAGCGTCTATCGGGAAAGGTATGACAGTTCTTTGTTCCAATGATCATGTAAACAGTAAACAGAAAACTCTCTGCCAAGCGCTTGTGAGTGCGGTGGGAAAAGTTCGTTGGGTTAATAATGAGGAATTGATGGATCCGGTAACAGCTGTCTCCGGAAGTGGACCAGCCTATGTCTTCCTTTTGATAGAGGTGTTAGCGGAAGCTGGGCTTAAAGCGGGCTTAGATCAAGATTTAGCAAACGAATTGGCGGTCACCACAGTAGCAGGCGCTGCAGCTCTCGCGGAAGAAAGCGCACTTTCCCCCAGTATATTACGCCAGAACGTAACAAGCCCTGGGGGAACTACAGAAGCCGCCCTGACAGTATTGATGTCGAATGATCGGCTTTCAGAACTGTTTTTACAGGCCGTCAATAAAGCAGTAACCCGCAGCAGGGAGTTGGCAGGTTAG